Part of the Sesamum indicum cultivar Zhongzhi No. 13 unplaced genomic scaffold, S_indicum_v1.0 scaffold00057, whole genome shotgun sequence genome, CCTATTGAGGGGTACTTGCTCATGCGTTGGGGGGTTACCTCCTGGGCTGTGACTGTTCACGAGGCCGGTCTTGTTGAGCCAAAGCTCGAGACCTGATTTGCATACTCAGTGTCGAGGTAAATTTTTCCACAAACGGCGCCAATGATATGGTCAAGGTTTTTACTAGAggataaaaattgagaattttaccTAAGGCACAAATACACATCAAGTGAAGTGCGATTTTCAAGGGAGCTAGAAACATAgtcaaatcaatgaatagtgcttgcattaaaaaattaatttttttggtatttgtaGTAGTGTAGGAAATTCTATGTTGTGGTGGGTTGCATTTGTTTAATGTGTgcctcatatatattaaattagttttttacccttacaagttaatattttttgccaATGTACATCATCGTTCAATGGTAGGCATTTTGACACATCATCCACCATCTATTTTCCAACCGCCAGCGGGTTATCTCCATTATCTGTTCAAGAAATCCTTACCTGTGCCCCCGTGTTATACTGTGTTTTTCTACGCTGTCCATCAATTAATAGCACttgaactaaaaaaaaattactattgactACAAAATTAATCACTATGACTTGAATGACCATGATCAATAACTAGTTGTTAtcgttatttattattaatcatgcttatatatttcttatggTGTTGCTTGtatgaagataaattatttgtttgatctctaattaatttaattgattggtACCGGTGCGTACTGCATGCATGCAGGAATTTGGCCGGAATCAGCCAGCTTTCATGATCAAGGATTTGGCCCAATTCCTCAGAGATGGAAGGGAAGGTGTGACAAGGATAATGGTGCCCCTTTCCCTTGCAATAGGTATTTACTAAggaattgaataaatatacatatatatatatatatatgaaaaatacaaacaactcccttgtgatattacaaatgaacaaattaccctcttatgaaaaaataaataatgatttatcttcctataatttttaaaatataacaatttatctctctatgtttttcaataatgaagtaatttattttcctatataaggaggtaaattgcttcattttaaaaaatacacgGGATAagttgctatatttttttcatagagcGTAATATGCtgattttcaatattaaaagggtaaattgctattcacttTATATCATAGAgggtaatatgctcattttcaatagaaCTTTGTTGAACTATAAGTTGAAGTAATTGTGTATATCGATCCATATGAATTTGCGCAGAAAACTCATTGGAGCGAAATACTTCTACCAAGGTTTCGTAAATAGATATGGGCGTAGAAAATATGTAGTTGATACTGCCCGCGATTATAATGGTCACGGAACCCACACGTTATCCACCGCCGGTGGGAATTTTGTGCCAGGAGCAAGTGTCTTTGGGATGTACAATGGAACAGCACGAGGCGGGGCGCCAAAAGCTCGAGTTTCTGCGTACAAGGTGTGCTGGCCGGCTTGTCTGGACGCTGATATCTTGAAAGCCTTTGATCATGCCATTGATGATGGGGTGGACATCATCTCCATTTCCATGGGGGGCgctaaaagtaattattatgataGTGCAATTGCTATAGGAGCCTTCACTGCTGTTAAACATGGAATCCCCGTTGTGGGTTCTGCTGGCAATGATGGACCCACCCCTGGAACTGTCTTAAATACCGCACCATGGATTATTACAGTGGGAGCAAGTACAATTGACCGTGATATCACTGCATATGTCCACCTTCAGAATGGAGTGCGACTCAAGGTTCTTTCTTCCTTAATTATAACCAACCAAAagttaattttagttctaaagTATATGGGTGTGACTATCTTGTACACATATTCCCCAGTACTACAACCAATTTTGATTTACAATGCTATTCAGGGCAAAGGCCTCTGGAAGGGAGTGTCAGATGGTAGGATGTATCCACTTGTCCGCGGTGAAGATGCCAGAACTCACTCTGCATCTGCTGCGAATGCGTAATTACATGGATCAATCTCTTTCCATCATCATTGATAGTCGatcatctaataattaattaatgatcatGTGTGCAGGTCGGTGTGCGAGCCAGGATCATTAGACCCTAAGAAAGTGAAGGGCAAGATTGTGCTGTGTCTGAGTGGGAGTCTTACACCAATGCTGAAGGGGGAGACCGCTGCTAGAGCTGGTGCTGTTGGAATGATCATTTGTAACCATCGCACTTCCTCTGATGCCTCTATCCATCATCATGTCCTTCATACCGTACATCTCAATTATATTGAGGCTCTCGCCATATATGCCTACATGAACACCACtaagtctctctctctctctctctcacttcAACATGCATGTGTTTTAACTTATATGTtgttaattaatgtttttgttttatagaAATCCAATGGGTTTAATTACATCCACCAAGGTAGAGCTTGGGGTAAAGCCAGCTCCTGTAGTTGCTGATTTCTCCTCTAGAGGCCCAAATAAAAACACACCAGAAATCCTCAaggttaaataattaattcccACCACCCATGGATATGTCTCCTCTCTTGcgtgtgaattttttttctgatatatTTGAGTTTCTATCtggattgatatatataaaaaacctGCGGCAGCCGGATATCATAGCACCTGGAGCAGACATCATGGCTGCCTTTACAGAGGCCCAAAGCCCATCGTTGTTGCCCTCTGATGTACGCAGGACTAAATATGCTTTTATGAGTGGAACATCTATGGCTTGTCCTGTTGCTGCTGGTGTAGTTGCCCTTCTCAAAGCCATCCATCCCCACTGGAGTCCTGCTGCTATTCGGTCTGCTCTCATGACTACTGGTACCTATCACTTTCCGataacaaaatgaaattacaTTACTTTTCTTGCATCATCGATCTTCCATGTTGACagtcttataattaattacatcatGTGCAGCAACCACGTTGAGTAACACGAACGCGCCTATTCTTGACGGGACGTCTTCATTTGAAGGAACACCATTTACCAACGGAGCAGGGCTTATTAGACCTAACCTAGCAGCCGATCCAGGCTTGGTATATGACTTGAGCCTAAGAGATTACGAGACCTTTCTTTGTGCTATTGGTTATAACCAAACCATAATGAAGACCTTCACTGATAACTATACATGTCCCTTAGtcaaaccaaacatagtgaatTTCAACTACCCTTCAATAACAGTGCCTGCATTCTCTGCTGGCTCATCAGTCACTGTGAGTAGACTATTGAAGAATGTTGGCTCACCTGGGACTTATGTTGCTCAAATTCACCAACCACTGGGAGTTTTAGTATCTGTGAAGCCTAACAATTTGCAATTTACAAAGATTGGTGAGGAAAGGAAGTTCGAGTTGACGTTTACATGGGCCGGAAATGCAACTAGCGCACCTCATGATGTCTACACATTCGGCGATTTGATATGGTCGGATGGGAAGCATAAGGTGAGAAGCCCAATCGTTGTCCGTACAACACTAGCTTCGAACAGTATTCCTAAACAACTTAGTTTAGACACAACCATAAATCTCTAGTGTAATGGATGGATCACATTATTATTCAGCACCAACatcatatatgcatatatatatataaattgtatcaGTATTTCCATACGAACAATTAGAGATTATAAAGCTAGCTCTACAGTTTGGCAACCATGCAATTGTAACTTGATTTGCAACTCATTAGCAATGATACCAACATTAGTAGACAAACACTTCAAAGTACATAActaaatgaattttgaaaagacaaaaacataGCAACTATCCAAACTCAATTGAACAACGGGATATCTAGCCAGAAAATTCGGCTTTGttatatgtttatttgtttggaaagttcttcaatttttccttctttacatataatactaataaacTATAGCAGACAATATGATTTTCATTAAACAAGCTTTCATATATAGTGTCACCTTTGAGTATATAAATCATTCTCAATGCTCCTATTTTCTATGATCAGTCCCCAATATCATCAGTTTATaccacaacaaaaaaataattattttttggatgaatTTTGGCCacgaatttattaataattcatgGTAAACCAATTATTATGATGAGTTTTAAGAGGGCTAAGTGGAAGTTATTGCAGCAGACCTGgtcacaaaatatatataccacaaaTCGGAGTATGTTGCAACAGGTGCATTCGTCGCAGACCCCAGAATTTCGAGGGGGAGGAAAATATGCCCTCAGCGATGGGTGATTTTTAAGATGGTTTTTGTGATATCTTTTTGTGCAAAAATATGACATACAAGCCCAGAAATTCGAACATATTTTTACGATGGTCATACATGCCCAGATATTTGAACAGATTTTTGCGATGATCGTCCATCGCAAAATTTGGATGCGgtaagttttatattttgcgACGGATTGTTGAGAGTTTGACCTCCCAGCTACATCACCCCCGAGGTCGAATATCGTGAGGTCGCTACTACACCGACCACTCACAGTAAAGTACAACATTAGGTCGCTCATTTTGAGGTCTCAGTACCTGCTACTCATCGCGA contains:
- the LOC105178763 gene encoding subtilisin-like protease SBT5.4 isoform X2, producing the protein MGDYADEMYQVSNILLQNRTEAHIDFLGSILGCKKKAKDAMFYSYRRHINGFAAQLDEAEVALIRKNPMVVTVFPNEERQLKTTNSWDFLSLGTNGAIPPHSLWKKARFGEDVIIGCIDTGIWPESASFHDQGFGPIPQRWKGRCDKDNGAPFPCNRKLIGAKYFYQGFVNRYGRRKYVVDTARDYNGHGTHTLSTAGGNFVPGASVFGMYNGTARGGAPKARVSAYKVCWPACLDADILKAFDHAIDDGVDIISISMGGAKSNYYDSAIAIGAFTAVKHGIPVVGSAGNDGPTPGTVLNTAPWIITVGASTIDRDITAYVHLQNGVRLKGKGLWKGVSDGRMYPLVRGEDARTHSASAANASVCEPGSLDPKKVKGKIVLCLSGSLTPMLKGETAARAGAVGMIICNHRTSSDASIHHHVLHTVHLNYIEALAIYAYMNTTKNPMGLITSTKVELGVKPAPVVADFSSRGPNKNTPEILKPDIIAPGADIMAAFTEAQSPSLLPSDVRRTKYAFMSGTSMACPVAAGVVALLKAIHPHWSPAAIRSALMTTATTLSNTNAPILDGTSSFEGTPFTNGAGLIRPNLAADPGLVYDLSLRDYETFLCAIGYNQTIMKTFTDNYTCPLVKPNIVNFNYPSITVPAFSAGSSVTVSRLLKNVGSPGTYVAQIHQPLGVLVSVKPNNLQFTKIGEERKFELTFTWAGNATSAPHDVYTFGDLIWSDGKHKVRSPIVVRTTLASNSIPKQLSLDTTINL
- the LOC105178763 gene encoding subtilisin-like protease SBT5.4 isoform X1; the protein is MGKMMFYFNLSCSNLITILLIVLSLWNTSGFALKQSYIVYMGDYADEMYQVSNILLQNRTEAHIDFLGSILGCKKKAKDAMFYSYRRHINGFAAQLDEAEVALIRKNPMVVTVFPNEERQLKTTNSWDFLSLGTNGAIPPHSLWKKARFGEDVIIGCIDTGIWPESASFHDQGFGPIPQRWKGRCDKDNGAPFPCNRKLIGAKYFYQGFVNRYGRRKYVVDTARDYNGHGTHTLSTAGGNFVPGASVFGMYNGTARGGAPKARVSAYKVCWPACLDADILKAFDHAIDDGVDIISISMGGAKSNYYDSAIAIGAFTAVKHGIPVVGSAGNDGPTPGTVLNTAPWIITVGASTIDRDITAYVHLQNGVRLKGKGLWKGVSDGRMYPLVRGEDARTHSASAANASVCEPGSLDPKKVKGKIVLCLSGSLTPMLKGETAARAGAVGMIICNHRTSSDASIHHHVLHTVHLNYIEALAIYAYMNTTKNPMGLITSTKVELGVKPAPVVADFSSRGPNKNTPEILKPDIIAPGADIMAAFTEAQSPSLLPSDVRRTKYAFMSGTSMACPVAAGVVALLKAIHPHWSPAAIRSALMTTATTLSNTNAPILDGTSSFEGTPFTNGAGLIRPNLAADPGLVYDLSLRDYETFLCAIGYNQTIMKTFTDNYTCPLVKPNIVNFNYPSITVPAFSAGSSVTVSRLLKNVGSPGTYVAQIHQPLGVLVSVKPNNLQFTKIGEERKFELTFTWAGNATSAPHDVYTFGDLIWSDGKHKVRSPIVVRTTLASNSIPKQLSLDTTINL